A window of the Halostagnicola kamekurae genome harbors these coding sequences:
- a CDS encoding molybdopterin molybdotransferase MoeA, with the protein MSDPDDLLWRSEAAKRTLEIRAEFLESRSSTSRSIDAIAGSRLAERIDAPADKPATDRATMDGYAFATADEGPLDVVSNSSYPESDRPEIVRGEAIEIATGAPLPERADTVVKREDVVVENGRIEAPSLSAGTYVYERGSNLAAGDRLYERGDRLSALDAVLLRDIGFETVEVLEPFSVGVLATGTEIHEGSHTDLDSPMLQNLVRSWGHDPVYEGSVPDEGDRVARRISELAREHDVVVTTGGTSVGPKDYVVDALSSLGTVEFHRVRIRPGKPIAVARLPDHDALAVAIPGKPIGAYVSATLVARVLFTGEEALPTIEREFTHDLGLGPEGFEYAIPVTLEGGAATPLGHVDSPLEVYEDTFDPSVLSSSTRAAAADGFVLTTSDIVAGERVSVVRTPTLE; encoded by the coding sequence ATGAGCGACCCCGACGACCTTCTCTGGCGCTCCGAGGCCGCGAAACGCACGCTCGAGATCCGAGCCGAATTCCTCGAGTCCAGATCGAGCACGTCTCGTTCGATCGACGCTATCGCCGGCTCCCGTCTCGCCGAGCGGATCGACGCACCTGCTGACAAACCCGCAACCGACCGCGCGACGATGGACGGCTACGCGTTCGCGACGGCCGACGAGGGGCCGCTCGACGTGGTCTCGAACTCGAGCTATCCCGAGTCGGATCGGCCAGAGATTGTGCGAGGGGAGGCGATCGAAATCGCGACGGGCGCACCGCTTCCCGAGCGGGCGGATACGGTCGTCAAACGGGAAGACGTGGTCGTCGAGAACGGACGGATCGAGGCCCCGTCGCTCTCGGCGGGCACGTACGTCTACGAGCGCGGGTCGAACCTCGCGGCGGGCGACCGACTCTACGAGCGCGGGGACCGGCTCTCGGCGCTGGACGCCGTGTTGCTCCGCGATATCGGCTTCGAGACCGTCGAGGTACTCGAGCCGTTCTCCGTCGGGGTCCTCGCGACCGGCACCGAGATCCACGAGGGAAGCCACACCGATCTCGACTCGCCGATGCTGCAGAACCTCGTCCGCTCATGGGGTCACGATCCGGTCTACGAGGGATCGGTGCCCGACGAGGGAGACCGCGTCGCACGGCGGATCTCCGAACTCGCGCGCGAACACGACGTCGTCGTAACCACCGGCGGCACCAGCGTCGGCCCGAAGGACTACGTCGTCGACGCGCTCTCGAGTCTCGGGACGGTCGAATTTCATCGCGTCCGAATTCGCCCCGGCAAGCCCATCGCCGTCGCTCGGTTGCCCGACCATGACGCGCTGGCCGTCGCGATTCCGGGGAAACCGATCGGCGCGTACGTCAGCGCGACGCTCGTCGCCCGAGTGCTGTTCACCGGCGAGGAGGCCCTGCCGACGATAGAGCGGGAGTTCACTCACGACCTCGGACTCGGTCCCGAGGGATTCGAGTACGCGATTCCGGTCACCCTCGAGGGCGGGGCGGCAACACCGCTCGGGCACGTCGACTCCCCGCTCGAGGTCTACGAGGACACGTTCGACCCGAGCGTGCTCTCCTCGAGCACGCGGGCGGCGGCGGCCGACGGGTTCGTCTTGACGACGAGCGATATCGTGGCCGGCGAACGGGTATCGGTGGTTCGAACGCCCACGCTCGAGTAG
- a CDS encoding CaiB/BaiF CoA transferase family protein — protein MTGSDRILDGVRVLDLTTFVTGGFCSLMLANQGAEVIKVERPEVGDDNRHSGPPFVDGESPYFWSVNYGKKSVELDLKSDAGREALYELASEADVFIQNYRPGTAERLDVDEDAIRAHNDDVIYCAISAFGQTGPWRERPGYDLLIQGMSGIMSVTGEADGKPVKVGLPMTDLITAMWAAFGISNALYRRQRTGEGEYIDLGMLDAALPWLTKQAGKVFAGESPSRMGTKDPVLAPYQTFETADGHINVACLNQKLWKGLCTALERPDLVEDERFETNADRVEHMGELEAELEATFRELTTDEWMVLLVEEAGIPAGPVFEPEDALYNEQTDARDTVTSIEDPDRGEIPVVEHPLKYDRSSSGFESPPPQLGEHNRSVFATLGYDEDELDELEARGAFGGE, from the coding sequence ATGACTGGCAGCGATCGCATTTTAGACGGCGTGAGAGTCCTCGATCTAACGACGTTCGTCACCGGCGGCTTCTGTTCGCTGATGCTGGCGAACCAGGGCGCGGAGGTCATCAAAGTCGAACGGCCGGAAGTGGGCGACGACAACCGCCACTCCGGTCCCCCGTTCGTCGACGGCGAGTCGCCGTACTTCTGGTCGGTCAACTACGGCAAGAAGAGCGTCGAACTCGACCTGAAAAGCGACGCGGGCCGGGAAGCGCTCTACGAACTCGCGAGCGAAGCGGACGTTTTCATCCAGAACTATCGACCGGGAACCGCCGAACGACTCGATGTCGACGAGGACGCGATCCGCGCGCACAACGACGACGTCATCTACTGTGCGATTTCGGCGTTCGGCCAGACCGGCCCCTGGCGCGAGCGTCCCGGCTACGACCTGCTGATTCAGGGGATGAGCGGCATCATGAGCGTCACCGGAGAAGCCGATGGCAAACCCGTGAAAGTCGGTCTCCCGATGACTGACCTCATCACCGCGATGTGGGCCGCGTTCGGGATTTCGAACGCGCTCTACCGCCGCCAGCGAACCGGCGAGGGTGAGTACATCGATCTCGGCATGCTCGACGCGGCGCTGCCGTGGCTGACGAAACAGGCCGGCAAGGTCTTCGCCGGCGAATCGCCCTCGCGGATGGGAACCAAAGATCCCGTCCTCGCGCCGTACCAGACCTTCGAGACGGCCGACGGCCACATCAACGTCGCCTGTCTCAACCAGAAGCTCTGGAAGGGGCTGTGTACGGCCCTCGAGCGCCCGGACCTCGTCGAGGACGAACGGTTCGAGACGAACGCCGACCGCGTCGAGCACATGGGCGAACTCGAGGCGGAACTCGAGGCGACGTTCCGCGAACTGACCACCGACGAGTGGATGGTCCTCCTCGTGGAGGAGGCCGGCATTCCCGCGGGGCCGGTTTTCGAGCCCGAGGACGCGCTCTACAACGAGCAGACCGACGCGCGCGATACCGTCACGTCCATCGAGGATCCTGACCGCGGCGAGATTCCCGTCGTCGAACACCCGCTCAAGTACGACCGCTCGAGCAGCGGGTTCGAGTCGCCGCCGCCGCAGTTGGGCGAACACAACCGCAGCGTCTTCGCGACGCTCGGCTACGACGAGGACGAACTGGACGAACTCGAAGCTCGCGGCGCGTTCGGCGGGGAGTGA
- a CDS encoding thiolase family protein, protein MDVFISGVGMVPFESESGSSTLDLAERVAWSALEDAALEPAGVESVHVGNMAAEAFDRRTGIENALCGALGIDGATADRIENTSASGASALLRGVDAIRSGRSRTALVVGVETMSAVDREVSTDVISSLVHDREYQQGITLPSFAGLAADAYLERYDADRAGLAAVAVKNHRNAAANPYAQFRKEITIEEALESPPVAEPLRLYDCCPTSDGAAAVVLSAEDGDVRVSGIESATGTHAVAERPDPLEIESVSRAGSRAMTRAGVAHEDVDVACIHDAFTILELLELEELGFYDAGEAWKATMAGETDRDGVLPVNPGGGLKARGHPLGATGISQVIELVWQLRGDAPGADRQLEGPETGLAINVAGFGNNSICTIVERA, encoded by the coding sequence ATGGACGTCTTCATCAGCGGCGTCGGCATGGTTCCGTTCGAGAGCGAGAGCGGCTCAAGCACGCTCGACCTCGCCGAGCGGGTCGCCTGGAGCGCACTCGAGGACGCCGCCCTCGAACCCGCCGGCGTCGAGTCGGTCCACGTCGGAAACATGGCCGCCGAGGCGTTCGATCGGCGGACGGGGATCGAGAACGCCCTCTGCGGCGCGCTCGGAATCGACGGCGCGACGGCCGACCGGATCGAGAACACCAGCGCGAGCGGCGCGAGCGCACTCCTGCGCGGCGTCGATGCGATCCGGTCGGGGCGGTCGCGGACCGCGCTCGTCGTGGGCGTCGAGACGATGTCTGCGGTCGACCGGGAGGTCTCGACAGACGTCATCAGCAGCCTCGTCCACGACCGCGAGTACCAGCAGGGGATCACCCTGCCCTCGTTCGCCGGACTGGCGGCCGACGCCTACCTCGAGCGCTACGACGCCGATCGCGCAGGGCTCGCGGCGGTCGCAGTCAAGAACCACCGAAACGCTGCCGCGAACCCCTACGCGCAGTTCCGAAAGGAGATCACGATCGAGGAAGCCCTTGAGTCGCCGCCCGTCGCGGAGCCCCTTCGACTGTACGATTGCTGTCCGACGAGCGACGGGGCCGCCGCCGTCGTGCTCTCGGCCGAGGACGGCGACGTTCGGGTGTCCGGAATCGAGAGCGCGACCGGCACGCACGCCGTCGCGGAGCGGCCGGACCCCCTCGAGATCGAGAGCGTCTCTCGCGCCGGTTCCCGCGCTATGACGAGGGCCGGCGTCGCCCACGAGGACGTCGACGTCGCGTGTATCCACGACGCGTTCACGATCCTCGAGTTGCTCGAACTCGAGGAGCTCGGCTTCTACGACGCCGGTGAAGCCTGGAAGGCGACGATGGCCGGCGAAACGGATCGCGACGGCGTATTACCGGTCAATCCCGGCGGCGGGCTCAAGGCCCGCGGCCACCCCCTCGGCGCGACCGGTATTTCACAGGTGATCGAACTGGTCTGGCAACTCCGTGGCGACGCGCCCGGAGCGGATCGCCAGCTCGAGGGTCCCGAAACCGGGCTCGCGATCAACGTCGCTGGCTTCGGCAACAATTCGATCTGTACGATCGTGGAGCGCGCATGA
- a CDS encoding Zn-ribbon domain-containing OB-fold protein: MTETKSPLADGENIDRAFKCTACSNHWYYTRARCAECGSTSFETYSLGTGRVVATTTVHATPPGVRAPNRLGLIQFDDDIRLVAQVDGPEISAGDSVEFGDITTLRSGDSPSAGPRVRLE; encoded by the coding sequence ATGACCGAAACGAAATCCCCCCTCGCGGATGGCGAAAACATCGACCGAGCGTTCAAATGTACCGCGTGCTCGAACCACTGGTATTACACGCGGGCTCGCTGTGCCGAGTGCGGATCGACGTCGTTCGAGACGTATTCGCTCGGTACCGGGCGGGTGGTGGCGACGACGACCGTCCACGCCACGCCGCCGGGCGTCAGAGCGCCGAACCGGCTCGGACTGATCCAGTTCGACGACGATATCCGACTCGTCGCGCAGGTAGACGGCCCCGAGATTTCGGCCGGCGATTCGGTCGAGTTCGGCGACATCACCACGCTTCGATCCGGTGATTCACCCAGTGCCGGCCCGAGGGTCCGTCTCGAGTAG
- a CDS encoding MarR family transcriptional regulator, with the protein MYTDVNVDLCTNPLPILLDTMSTASHDRAVPKQAFTGVSELESSKAKLVYLALLVTEEATTTELQRMLDLPKLTLLPILTSLVHQDLAQRTEDGYACQ; encoded by the coding sequence GTGTACACGGACGTCAATGTGGATTTATGTACCAACCCGTTGCCAATTTTGCTGGATACGATGTCTACGGCTTCACACGACAGAGCGGTTCCCAAACAGGCGTTCACAGGAGTATCTGAGCTCGAATCCTCCAAGGCCAAACTCGTTTATCTGGCACTCCTCGTGACAGAGGAGGCGACGACAACTGAACTCCAGCGGATGCTAGACCTGCCGAAACTGACGCTACTGCCGATTCTGACCTCACTCGTACACCAAGATCTCGCACAGCGCACGGAGGACGGCTACGCCTGCCAGTGA
- a CDS encoding universal stress protein — translation MGGGPANAALRLAIRLTSTNTTLHVLVVEPETDSNSSAERSSDTRSRETDRILDAVREEVAEWGRSARTVVRSGTPRDRILEYAADHDIELIVMGAHGHQSVKRVDLGRVTEAVVHAATVPVLVVRASDDIRKRYPYEHVLVPTDGSEHAAAALDRGVEIAAETGATVHLLSVVPDENYGMESDEDDLVDRLEKRTRAGLAKAAERVADGDLDVRTAIATGTIYREITTYAETEPIDLIVMGTHGRSGIDPTFLGSVTDRVLRTAPVPVLTVRKLSEIVS, via the coding sequence ATGGGGGGCGGGCCCGCCAACGCGGCTCTCAGACTCGCGATTCGACTCACGTCGACTAACACGACGCTTCACGTGCTGGTCGTCGAGCCAGAGACCGACTCGAACTCGAGCGCCGAGCGTTCGAGCGACACGCGGTCTCGAGAGACCGACCGGATTCTGGACGCCGTACGGGAAGAGGTCGCCGAGTGGGGACGGTCCGCGCGTACGGTTGTCCGGTCCGGCACTCCGCGAGATCGAATCCTCGAGTACGCAGCGGACCACGATATCGAGCTGATTGTCATGGGAGCGCACGGACACCAATCGGTCAAACGCGTCGATCTGGGGCGCGTGACCGAGGCCGTCGTGCACGCGGCGACCGTTCCCGTACTAGTGGTTCGCGCCAGCGACGACATTCGAAAGCGGTACCCCTACGAGCACGTACTCGTCCCGACCGACGGCAGCGAGCACGCAGCCGCGGCGCTCGACCGAGGTGTCGAAATTGCTGCCGAAACGGGCGCGACAGTCCATCTGCTGTCGGTCGTCCCCGACGAAAACTACGGTATGGAGTCGGACGAGGACGATCTCGTAGACCGGCTCGAGAAACGCACTCGAGCGGGGCTCGCGAAAGCGGCCGAGCGGGTCGCGGACGGCGACCTCGACGTACGGACTGCGATCGCAACGGGAACGATTTACCGTGAAATCACGACGTACGCGGAAACCGAGCCGATAGATCTGATCGTCATGGGAACGCATGGCCGAAGCGGCATCGACCCGACGTTTCTCGGCAGCGTGACGGATCGAGTCTTGCGTACGGCACCGGTTCCCGTCCTGACCGTTCGGAAGCTCTCGGAGATTGTCTCCTGA
- a CDS encoding lysylphosphatidylglycerol synthase transmembrane domain-containing protein, producing MRRSVRFLLGVCAGGAILAGYLYSVGAETVLARMTTIGPLTLGLVALLVMLEGVADGIGVWASIEPLGDGISWPKSVQFALAGDFFDTLSPAGPVSSEPIMARFFSVETETGYAEALGVRSTAKYIKSATQVLLSAVLGLFLLVDVPNATPILLTLGGSIVGLVVFGGVILWSRASLSKGLVVVLTPLVARVSGLYRDQPYGREFVATGVERYWHRIVGFRERPGLLALIGVGAVVEQLLTASALWVAFVGLGADSVFLPILVIIPLPQIASVVPIPGSLGAYDLLLGGALVVVTGVPGAVATAAVLLVRTLTLPFSAIAGGICVSYLRGWRLRESAG from the coding sequence GTGCGGCGCTCGGTTCGATTTCTCCTGGGAGTCTGCGCCGGCGGTGCTATCCTGGCGGGCTATCTCTACTCCGTGGGGGCGGAGACGGTTCTCGCCCGGATGACCACTATCGGGCCGTTGACGCTCGGCCTCGTCGCTCTGCTCGTCATGCTCGAGGGGGTCGCCGACGGCATCGGCGTCTGGGCGTCGATCGAACCACTCGGCGACGGGATTTCCTGGCCCAAGAGCGTCCAGTTCGCGCTCGCCGGCGACTTCTTCGATACGCTCAGTCCGGCGGGGCCGGTGAGTTCGGAGCCGATCATGGCGCGGTTTTTCAGCGTCGAAACGGAGACGGGCTACGCCGAGGCGCTCGGCGTTCGATCGACGGCCAAATACATCAAATCCGCAACGCAGGTGCTCCTCTCCGCGGTGCTCGGACTGTTCTTGCTCGTCGACGTGCCGAACGCGACGCCGATCCTGCTCACGCTCGGCGGTTCGATCGTCGGGCTGGTGGTCTTCGGGGGCGTCATCCTCTGGTCTCGAGCGTCGCTCTCGAAGGGGCTCGTCGTCGTCCTCACGCCGCTCGTCGCTCGAGTGTCCGGACTCTATCGGGACCAGCCCTACGGTCGCGAGTTCGTCGCGACCGGAGTCGAACGATACTGGCACCGGATCGTCGGGTTTCGAGAGCGACCCGGATTGCTCGCACTCATCGGGGTCGGCGCGGTTGTAGAACAGTTATTGACCGCGTCCGCGCTCTGGGTCGCGTTCGTCGGGTTGGGTGCAGACAGCGTGTTCCTCCCGATACTCGTCATCATCCCGCTGCCACAGATCGCGAGCGTCGTGCCGATTCCGGGGAGCCTCGGCGCGTACGATCTGTTGCTCGGCGGGGCGCTTGTGGTCGTCACCGGCGTCCCGGGTGCGGTCGCGACGGCGGCGGTCCTTCTCGTCCGGACGCTCACCCTCCCGTTCAGTGCGATCGCAGGGGGGATCTGCGTCTCGTATCTGCGGGGCTGGCGGCTCCGAGAGAGCGCCGGTTGA
- a CDS encoding class I SAM-dependent methyltransferase, giving the protein MGYHTFDVERAETLETAGRRYRFLSAEELLWALSLSPDDTVADLGSGTGFFTDDVAPHADHVYAVDVQAEMHEYYREKGVPETVDLVTSNVSDLPLEDGAVDAAFSTMTYHEFASDEALAEIRRVLRSGGRLVVDWTATGTGADGPPLEERYSADEAAAALRTAGFDVEHEAVRPETFLLIARLE; this is encoded by the coding sequence GTGGGCTATCACACGTTCGACGTCGAACGCGCGGAGACGCTCGAAACGGCCGGCCGACGATACCGATTCCTCTCGGCCGAAGAACTGCTGTGGGCGCTCTCGCTCTCGCCGGACGACACCGTTGCCGACCTCGGCAGCGGAACCGGGTTCTTCACGGACGACGTGGCGCCGCACGCCGATCACGTCTACGCGGTCGACGTGCAAGCGGAGATGCACGAGTACTACCGGGAGAAAGGCGTCCCCGAAACCGTCGACCTCGTGACCAGCAACGTGAGCGACCTGCCCCTCGAGGACGGCGCGGTCGATGCCGCGTTCTCGACGATGACGTACCACGAGTTCGCGAGCGACGAGGCGCTCGCCGAGATTCGACGGGTCCTCCGGTCCGGCGGCCGACTCGTCGTCGACTGGACGGCGACGGGAACCGGGGCGGACGGCCCGCCTCTCGAGGAGCGATACAGCGCCGACGAAGCGGCCGCTGCCCTTCGGACGGCCGGCTTCGACGTCGAGCACGAAGCCGTTCGTCCGGAGACGTTCCTCCTGATCGCGAGACTCGAGTGA
- a CDS encoding PQQ-dependent sugar dehydrogenase, translated as MSKHSDDRAASDPEPVVPNDRWPITRRRILQASAVAGGLVALGDTGLAQETQTIELGGEVSGWQGVAPSEIEGETNPTLELEAGTTYEVIWENLDGLPHNFVIVDDEGTELERTDLLSEQGATQTLEFEASSEMAEYYCEPHSATMRGEISVGDEAEDTEEETAGGEATPFFEPGVEIGLQTVADGMTAPTDFDAPSDGDERYYIADQPGQIWLVEGGERQSEPFLDISDRLVELGTFAGEYADPNQAYDERGLLGIEFHPSFAENGRFFVHYSAPPNDETPEGWSHVEVVSEFRADPPDSSQADPDSERVLMEFQKPQYNHDAGPMAFGPDGYLYVPMGDGGGANDDMEGHVEDWYDENAGGNGQDVSENLLGGVHRIDVDWVCEDRPYAIPEDNPLVDVEDALPEYYAWGLRNPFGISFDSEGRLFVSDAGQNLYEEANIVEAGGNYGWNVKEGTHCFSTESPSDPPEDCPDTAPDEPPYNGQELQDPIVEYPHVYQGQSVGITIIGGHVYESDLIPDLDGQYVFGDWTSDPAREEPAGRILAAAEPGSETAAGDEATTDTANGASDNATNEEPNNTTSDETADGTEDGGEQTNEVVPRDELWEMTELQIAGTEGGSFPYFVRQFGQDDEGNVFVLANREGVPEGDTGVVMEFVPPEEGEELSIPDASEDDQTGTDEQEPTNESTTNESETNETLDDAQDDIIEGNESDGNASTNDSALENSSE; from the coding sequence ATGAGCAAACACAGTGACGATCGAGCTGCGTCCGATCCCGAACCGGTGGTACCGAACGATCGATGGCCGATCACGCGACGGCGGATCCTACAGGCGAGCGCGGTCGCGGGTGGTCTCGTCGCCCTCGGCGATACCGGTCTCGCACAGGAGACCCAGACGATCGAACTCGGCGGCGAGGTCAGCGGCTGGCAGGGGGTCGCTCCGTCCGAAATCGAGGGCGAAACCAATCCGACGCTCGAGCTCGAGGCGGGCACGACCTACGAGGTAATCTGGGAAAACCTCGACGGATTACCACACAACTTCGTCATCGTCGACGACGAGGGCACCGAACTCGAGCGAACTGACCTCCTGAGCGAGCAGGGGGCCACCCAGACCCTCGAGTTCGAAGCCTCGAGCGAGATGGCCGAATACTACTGTGAGCCCCACTCGGCGACGATGCGCGGGGAGATTTCGGTCGGCGATGAAGCCGAGGACACCGAAGAAGAGACGGCGGGTGGCGAGGCGACGCCGTTCTTCGAACCCGGCGTCGAAATCGGCCTGCAGACCGTCGCCGACGGGATGACCGCACCGACCGACTTCGACGCCCCCTCGGACGGCGACGAGCGCTATTACATCGCGGATCAACCCGGCCAGATCTGGCTCGTCGAGGGCGGTGAGCGCCAGAGCGAGCCGTTTCTCGATATCAGCGACCGACTCGTCGAACTCGGAACGTTCGCGGGCGAGTACGCCGATCCGAATCAGGCCTACGACGAACGCGGACTGCTCGGCATCGAGTTCCACCCCTCGTTCGCCGAGAACGGGCGCTTTTTCGTCCACTACAGCGCGCCGCCGAACGACGAGACGCCGGAGGGCTGGAGCCACGTCGAAGTCGTCTCCGAGTTCCGGGCCGATCCACCAGACTCGAGTCAGGCAGACCCCGACTCCGAGCGCGTTCTGATGGAGTTCCAGAAGCCACAGTACAACCACGACGCCGGGCCGATGGCGTTTGGTCCGGACGGGTACCTCTACGTCCCGATGGGTGACGGCGGCGGCGCGAACGACGACATGGAAGGGCACGTCGAGGACTGGTACGACGAGAACGCCGGCGGAAACGGCCAGGATGTCAGCGAAAACTTACTCGGCGGGGTTCACCGGATCGACGTCGACTGGGTGTGCGAGGACAGACCGTACGCCATCCCGGAGGACAACCCGCTGGTCGACGTCGAAGATGCCCTCCCCGAGTACTACGCCTGGGGACTCCGAAACCCCTTCGGCATCTCCTTCGACAGCGAGGGCCGACTGTTCGTCTCCGACGCGGGCCAGAACCTCTACGAGGAAGCGAACATCGTGGAAGCGGGGGGCAACTACGGCTGGAACGTCAAGGAGGGAACCCACTGCTTTAGCACCGAGAGCCCGAGCGACCCACCCGAGGACTGTCCGGATACGGCCCCCGACGAACCGCCGTACAACGGTCAGGAGCTACAGGACCCGATCGTCGAATATCCGCACGTCTATCAGGGACAGTCGGTCGGCATCACCATTATCGGCGGCCACGTCTACGAGAGCGATCTGATTCCGGATCTGGACGGCCAGTACGTCTTCGGCGACTGGACCTCGGACCCCGCCCGAGAGGAGCCCGCAGGGCGTATTCTTGCTGCCGCCGAACCCGGATCGGAAACCGCAGCAGGCGACGAGGCGACGACTGACACGGCTAACGGAGCGTCGGACAATGCGACCAACGAGGAACCAAATAACACGACTAGCGACGAGACGGCTGACGGGACTGAAGACGGCGGCGAGCAGACGAACGAGGTCGTCCCTCGAGACGAACTCTGGGAGATGACGGAGTTGCAGATCGCCGGTACCGAGGGCGGCTCGTTCCCCTATTTCGTCCGGCAGTTCGGCCAGGACGACGAGGGCAACGTGTTCGTCCTCGCCAATCGGGAGGGCGTCCCGGAGGGCGATACGGGCGTCGTGATGGAGTTCGTCCCGCCGGAAGAGGGCGAGGAACTCTCGATCCCGGACGCGAGCGAGGACGACCAAACCGGTACCGACGAGCAAGAACCGACGAACGAGTCAACGACGAACGAATCGGAGACGAACGAGACGCTCGACGACGCCCAGGATGACATCATCGAGGGCAACGAAAGCGACGGGAACGCTTCGACGAACGATTCGGCGCTCGAGAACTCGAGCGAATAA
- a CDS encoding YqaA family protein — translation MLTTVSVLAFEAPIAAVFGGFESLVKSATGWFGMVIIFVYSFLIAFALPGPSEVVLAAPLDLGLPTWAHFSSIMLVSATGKAVGSVLAFHIGQEVVSSGPITRWLRNSRWDVLEWSENRSVQLAQKYGYAGLAMALSVPFFPDTISIYAFAVLERNYTRFAIATFLGSLGRLVVTIGFFGVVAALL, via the coding sequence ATGCTAACGACAGTATCAGTACTCGCGTTCGAGGCCCCGATCGCCGCCGTGTTCGGCGGATTCGAATCGCTCGTTAAATCGGCGACAGGATGGTTCGGGATGGTGATTATCTTCGTCTACTCGTTTTTGATCGCGTTCGCGCTTCCGGGTCCGAGCGAGGTCGTTCTGGCCGCGCCGCTGGATCTCGGACTCCCCACGTGGGCTCACTTCTCGAGTATCATGCTCGTGAGTGCGACGGGCAAGGCCGTCGGCAGCGTCCTCGCCTTTCACATCGGACAGGAAGTCGTCAGTTCGGGGCCGATCACTCGATGGTTGCGAAACTCCCGGTGGGATGTCCTCGAGTGGTCGGAGAATCGCTCCGTGCAACTCGCACAGAAATACGGATACGCCGGCCTCGCGATGGCTCTCTCGGTCCCGTTTTTCCCCGATACGATTTCGATATACGCGTTTGCCGTCTTAGAGCGCAATTACACGAGATTCGCCATCGCAACTTTCCTCGGAAGCTTGGGCCGGCTGGTAGTGACGATCGGGTTTTTTGGCGTAGTGGCAGCGTTACTGTAG
- a CDS encoding DUF7344 domain-containing protein produces the protein MENTPLFEESTIIEMLANSRRRIFLEALASYDDPVPLNQLVTDIMRLEDEEWDDSSKYRNSVRVSLRQNHLEVLEANGLITYDTAADRIIHGEEFHRVETVLRSLEGATSMDRSSTDRSDSSHEFVYSERTDSESQSTTDEPALSEGSPQSDGLRFSNRLLLILCCALTATIVVLLLYILI, from the coding sequence ATGGAAAACACACCACTTTTCGAGGAAAGCACCATCATAGAGATGCTTGCAAATTCACGCCGACGGATATTTTTAGAAGCACTCGCATCCTATGACGATCCGGTTCCACTGAATCAGCTAGTAACTGATATAATGCGCCTCGAGGATGAGGAGTGGGACGATTCGAGTAAATACCGCAACAGCGTTCGTGTCTCACTTCGACAGAACCACCTCGAAGTCCTCGAAGCGAACGGACTTATTACGTACGATACGGCGGCAGATCGGATAATCCACGGCGAGGAGTTTCACCGGGTGGAAACCGTTTTACGTTCCCTCGAGGGAGCGACATCGATGGATCGATCTTCGACGGATCGATCTGATTCCTCACATGAGTTCGTTTATTCCGAAAGGACCGATTCAGAGAGCCAGAGTACCACGGACGAGCCTGCGCTTTCGGAGGGGTCCCCTCAGAGTGACGGCCTTCGTTTTTCGAACCGATTGCTGCTGATTCTTTGTTGTGCTCTTACAGCGACAATTGTTGTATTACTGTTATATATACTAATATAA
- a CDS encoding cupredoxin domain-containing protein, which translates to MSTALVAGCGGGGGNGGNGGNGGGGVEIEPGTQIEFDGQTAAWLGIAPDSIADMENPTLILQEGESYEIGWTTGDGAEHNIEIRNENDEVVGDLATEVVTEPEDQWLEFDASSEMATYICEVHPTSMVGDIQVE; encoded by the coding sequence ATGTCCACCGCGTTGGTCGCGGGCTGCGGTGGTGGCGGCGGCAACGGTGGTAACGGCGGTAACGGGGGCGGTGGCGTCGAAATAGAACCCGGCACGCAGATCGAGTTCGATGGACAGACCGCCGCGTGGCTCGGTATCGCACCTGACTCGATAGCGGACATGGAGAATCCAACACTCATCCTTCAGGAGGGAGAGTCATACGAAATCGGCTGGACGACCGGTGACGGCGCCGAGCACAACATCGAAATCCGGAACGAAAACGACGAAGTAGTCGGCGATCTTGCGACGGAAGTCGTCACCGAACCCGAAGATCAGTGGCTCGAGTTCGACGCCAGTAGCGAGATGGCCACGTACATCTGTGAGGTCCATCCGACATCGATGGTTGGCGACATACAGGTCGAGTGA